TTTAACATGTTAAGACTGTGCAGTCTGTCCTTCATGTCCATGGCAATAGAGGGTGAAGAACAGCTGGAGAACAAAGAAGACCCCATTCCCCTTAGTTGAGTATAATCTAATGGTTCTCACCTAATCAAGAACAATAGAACTAGaggtaaaaagaaactaaaagattttaaaagttaaccaGTATTAGCAAAAGATAACCATCATGCACATTTAAAGATAAGGTTTACATAACCTCATAACCTCCAAACCGTAACTAAGCTCATAGTCATCAAAAGTTAATTCCTAGGAAGAATTTGATTATAACAGTCTGTTCCACTATAAACACACCGTTTTTTAGCCATTTCCAAGGAGATTAGAAGTAGGTTTCACCAATCATGCACGGCAGGATCAGAGGGGATGCAAGGTCCTGGAAATTGACCTAAAATACTGCCAGTAAAATAGTGGGTAGTTGTGGGTGCCCTGCTCTTACAAACATCTGCTGAACCCTTCCTTGGGTCTGATTCTAACCCAGGGTACAGAAGCCCTGACACACTGGTAAGTGTTCAATCTGAGCAGCCTAATTTGACTTCATTCTGTTTGGGCGTCAGTCCAATTGGCAGATGTTCTTCTAGAAGCTGATCTCAGACACTTTCcctttctaattttttggcaCTGTTGCCTCTGTTGCATGGGCTATTATCTCTGAAACTTCATCTCGGGTTATCCaggttttgcttgttttgtagGCTTTAGTTTTCCCTTACATCTTTCTGCCCGAAAGAAgttcatttgaaaaatactaaATCACTGGTAACACCTTTGATGCAAATATGACTTATCAAATAACTTGCCTGCAATTTTCCAGCCATTCATTacctttcccccaccccctctAAAATATTAACTTCagaaacaaaaatgcaaacacaAGGTCATCATTGTGAGCACTATACAAATGCACCATTTTCTCTTACAGGTTGGACTTTATAGAATGAAATGCCAGAGCTTTGATATTTATTATCTGAAATAGGTTTAACATTTGGAGAAATGTGTTCAAACACACAACCTTGGAAAGAAAAGCAAGTTGATAGGTCAGCAAACAGGGGGTGAGGAGAAAACACGATGTGCATAATTTTGCTGCGTGTTGGGCGAAAAGTTAGAAAAGTGGGTTCTTTGGAGAATAAAGAGCTCTCAGATGAGGTAaaggtaaaatacaaataaatttccaACTCTTGATGAGGGCCACAAGATATCAGTTTTAAATATACATGACCACAATATCAATCATGAAGAAATCTTATGTTTTATTGAATACTTTGGCCAGTTCAGCCCCTTTGAAGGGATCACTAATTTAGGAAAGAAGAACAACAAACCATTATTCACTTTCCTGCAGGTTCatcattttcctaattatttctATTGATCCTGCTTTATTCTTTCCGCAAATTAAGGGGCTGGAGGAGAGTTTCTATAATAGAACAGCAATGTCTGGTTCTTATCCAAATATTCCACCTAATAAGGATGTAAATTCTCATGGACTGGACAACCACTCTGCAACATTCCTGAGAATTGAATAATATAATAATCTTGAAAGTCAGCAGAGCGgattatccactttttttttttttttctggacttgAACTTGTGAACTTAACAGTAGCGCTGCAAAAAAGCAaatgtgctaagcactttgccAGAGTAACCTTCCATGTAGACTCTTCATCTTAAATACACACAACTGAAAACAACTACAATTTTTGGAAAATTATGTACAAACCCGATACTTCTTTTGattacatataaatacaaattagctatttttttttttcctaaaaagtggttataatagtaaataaatacaaaataaatctgaCCATTATACTTCATGTGCTGGGGTTGAACCCATATAAAATGTAcaactaaatacattttaaatctttaaggAATAATTCtctgattaaaatatttgttttcccaaCTTCTTTTcgtagatataaatatattttcaaaatagctgttttttttttttttccattccattccataaATAAAGTCTTCATTGGGAAATATTAAAGTGTCAACTGGGgtggggattttttgtttttttcttttttctaaaatatatatatatatatatatttatgtatttaattttgctGTACTAGCGACACCCACAACCCTCCACAACCATGTCCTGATAGTTCTTTAATACAACCTTTTCATTTTCGTCAAGGTACAGCATCGAGATAGCACTGAGTTCTGTTGGGACACAGCACGCCTTAGGAATCTTAGAGTTAACAGAGTTGACCAACGTCTGAACAATGGCATGATTAGTGGAGTTCAGATGATCAGCCAGAGGAAAAGGGCATTCTCCGTGGCAGTAAAAGGCGTGATACCCCGGGGGAGCCACGATCCAGTCATTCCACCCCACGTCACTGAAGTCCACGTACAAAGGGTGTCTCTTACAGCTGGACTTAAGGCGTTTCCGCTGTTTGTGTTTTGCTTGACGTTTTTCTCTTTTGTGGAGAGGATGCCCTTTCCCATCATGGCCAAAAGTTACTAGCAGCGGCCTTATCTGTGACCAGCTGTGTTCATCTTGGTGCAAAGACCTGCTTATCCTAACATGTCTCTTGGAGACACCTTGTTTCTCCTCCAAGTGGGTCACTTCCACCACGAATCCATGGTTGGCATGTCCCTGTGCAGTCCACCGCATCACAGCGGGGGTGACGTCAAAACTTTCCCACCTGCTTGCATTCTGATTCACCAACCTGGTGTCCAAAAGTCTGGTCACGGGGAATTTCGAGTTGGCTGTTGCAGGTTTTAtgatttcataaatattaattcGGTGATGGAAACTGCTATTGTCTCCTAAAGCATCTTGCATCTGTTCTCGAAAAACCTGAAGCTCTGCTGAGGTGACAAACTCCTCCGTGGGGATAGAACTTAAATTAAAGAAGAATCTTCGGGTTGTTTTCCCACTCATTTCTGGCAGTTCTTCCAAAGATTCTGATTTGATAGagaaaaacagggaagaaaaaacaaaagtctttCAGTAAACCAAGTAATGACATTTGATTATCTACGAAAATTTTTAAACCTCCTTGTGGGATTTGATTTAACCCACGTAAAAGTCGGTCACAGAACATAAAAATTTCCTCTTTAAATAAAAACGGAGcctcctttctctctgttctgtAAGTTCATGTCATCATGCATTGCATACCAGGAAACAACCTttcataattctttgttgtgtttttgaTCTAATACATGAATACTGCTTCCAGGTGGCTATAATAATGGGGGAAATGGTGAAGCATTTCTTTGGAATTCCAGACtttagggtaaaaaaaaaaaaaaaagtcagcactATAGTTAGTAGAGGTCTAATGAGTGAGGATTTGAGGAAattattgcatttcttttttaaaaaaggctttaaTGTCAATCCCTTAAGCAGTATTCTAAAACATTACTCTGCAATTTAGATGATTTACAAATCTCGATATACAGATTTCAGCTTCCTAATTAAAGACTCTGAAACTCAACATCAACGATGACATTTTGCAAAGCACACCCTACTATTTTACTCAAAAGTCCAGAGACAAAGGCATTTACAGGGATCTACTTCTTTGGAAACGTACGGGTGGTACTAGGACACTGTAGCAATTAAGGCCAAACAATTTCAAGAGAAATAGCTTCCCCAACTGTTGTCAGTTCTCTCACCTCTTTATGACCTCAAATATCAAAATCTCACTTTAGACgcttttggaagaaaaataaatgacctgTCTTCTGTTTGTAATGCCTTTGTAGTTTTGAAAGATAAACCATGTTAAAAACCATGTACCTACCCAGTAACAGGCTGCAGGAtggacacaaaaccaaaaaaatgataaaaatttatgaaaatatgatTATGATTTACATACCAAGAGGAACAGTCTCATCCTATTACAGAATAATCCTTCTATACCCActatcattatttcaaaatagccattTAAGTGGGCCATGCACAAAAGCTTTGTCTGATTTAAAATTTCTGAATCTCAATTTTTAAGAAGTATTGTTCTCCGAGCAAGTAGTATATAATACAGTATCTTAAATGCTTGTAGTCTGCAAATCATCAAAGGTACAACATTATTATTAAACTGATAGTATATACCATGAGAGTTTGAgatatttaagtttattttattctaactTTACCACATCCTATCATTTCACTGCCAACAGAATTTGCCCGCTTCATTCAGAATTCCTACCCAAGTGCTAACAAAATCTATTTTGCCATAGTTCCATGTTATCCTAAgagactctgttttttttttattaattttgcagTTGTATTTCCCCTAAAGACAAACAGCTATAAGTTGTGCACTGAATCTAGATGCCTTAGCAAAGGAGAATCATGTCAGATCACTCACTCAAAGGATCTACCTATATAAGCCTTCATCATCAAAGCAACCATCATTATGCAAGCTAAGTGGACACACCAAGTTCAATCGGGGCAGTGTATACCAAACTATGGAGTAACGCTTTAAtgcagtgcttttcaaacttcaGCCTTCACATCAAACAGCTTGTACACCGTAAAGCTTTAGATGCAggctctgattcagtaggtccgGGGAGATGCCTGAGATTCAGCATTTCTAGCAACTCCTGAGGAGGGGATTCTGGGAACTGCCAGACCACACTTGAAGTGTCAAGGTTTTGTAGGATGTTTTCCTTATTCAAGTGTAGATTGACAGAGGGGTGCCTTTTTAAAGGGCctttttgttaaataatataaaaatgaatagaagAACCATTAGTGGTGGCAAATGAGTAAGAGTTGAATGGACCAGCTCTCGGTGGGCCTAGCCAGGGTCTCAGAACAGAAGGTTCTTCTAAAGCTCTTCTATGTGGATATGGGGACTATCAGGCCAATAGAGTCCTTTAGGGGTCCCTTGTGCCTATTAATCCAAACCTCTGGGGAATACCTTTGAGGATCCATCCACATTCTAAACTCCACTGGAAGCTAATGGTACTTTAGGCCAGCCACAATCATTAAAATAACCTTCCGACCCTTTGAACCTGGACTCCTCTCAGTGGCTCCGAACAAGTACCAAGGACTGTGTTtagcctctttctttctccttctccttgtaATTCAGATATTTCTGCTGAAGGTAATTTTTCAGCCAAGAAGGTAAAAGTCAGCAACCTCAGATCCCAGTGACACCACAGCCAGCCCACCTGAGCTGCTGGCTTATTTGATAAGAATACACATAAGaagaacctcttttctttcaaagAGGGGGAAGCAAGGAAAATTATCTAGAGCATTCACTGACTAGTTATATTAACAAAAGTGCCCAGAGAAATCACAATTGCAAGAAAAACCCTAAATCCCAATCCATAAAGAAACATACATTctcacacattctctctctcacacacacgtacacacccaCATGGCCAGATGATGACAGTGAAGGGACAAGCTACAAGGCAAGTATGAGGGACAGGTAAATGAAGTTAAGAAGATGGGTATAAAAAAAGGTATGAGATAGAATAATAacctccaaaaaaattaaatgacgaGACTGAATCATATAAAATTGCCACTATTTGACCAGAAACACAGACAACAGCAATTTTCTGCGGTTCAAGGTCTCGGTGGAAGTTTGTAGCCTTAGCAAAGGAGAATCACTTAGTGGccttaagaaaggagaaaaaaatacactaCCAAATAATAATAGGTGATACGAAGATCTTTCTCTGACCTTCCCACTGCACCTCAGTGAATCTGTTTCTTGAAAGATCCCATCCTCAATACAAAAGCATCCATTGCAACACCCCTGATTGTGGAGACAGGTCACAGAGGTAAGTTAGAAGTTCACAGAAACCCTCAAACCCAGGAAAGTAACCAGCCAAGGTTAGGGAATATACCATCATTTTCTTTAATCTGCCAGGGCAGAGTACGAATCTTTTCTTAAGgggtacaaaaattaaaacctattTTAAAGTCAATTAAATAAACGAACCTTCTCTAAATTATCACAGCAACCCTGAGGATGCCAAAAATACAGGGATCCTCAAGTAATATATGCTTTTTTGGAGACTGATACAATTGCTAGTTTTCTGTAAATATCCCTTCCTGAATAAGCTGAAGTTCTTAAGGGATTTGAGGATGACGAACTATGTTTGACCCAAGTTTCTGAGCTCCTAAGTTCTTAACCAAATGGATGGAACTATGGCTgcaaaaatgtgagaaagtgaagaaaaataagacaacaatgataTTTGACCCTTCCTCCAAAAATGAAGTCCTAATTCAATAATCTATGCTACGTCAATCATTGATCTaccttaaaataattcaaaagacaGCTGAATTCTCTCAGCCAGCCTAGGTCCACTCTGGCCTCCTTTTCCCTAGAGAAGGGAAGGCTATAACATTAACGAAAGAAGTCATAATGATAATGATAGCTGAATCCTTTTTATGAGTGTATTCTGCCACTATCCGatttatatgaattatttcaCAACAAACCAATTTGAGAAAAACACTCATTGTctccattttgtaaatgaaacAGTTGGAGTTCAGAGAGGTTGTGTAACTTccctaaggtcacagagctagcaaATTAAGAGTAGATATATGTCATTGAATCTACTGCAGTTCTCAggtttctcaatttttgttttgttttgtttgtgagacagtctcgctctgttgcccaggctggagtgcagtggcacaatctcagctcactgcaacctccacctcccaggttcaagcagtcctcccaccgcagcctcccaattagctcagattacaggcgtgtgccatcatacctggctacttttttatattttagtagagatggggtttcgccatgttggccaggctggtctggaactcctgacctcaagtgatctgcccacctcggcctcccaaagtgctgggattacaggtattagccaccatgcccagccagttccCAAATTTCTAGCGGCACTAGCCAGCACAAATAGACGGCACTACCTAACATACACGAGGACTCAAAAACTGAAGCAAAAGTCAAAACCATTAGGGGCACATTTATATTTAGTACAATGATAACATTGGATGAGTACTGTCCCAACTAAATGAACAGAAATATACAACTTAGGTATGATGGACAGAACAGACAGAAATGAGCAGAAAAGTGATGGGGTCCACTGGAACATGTCTCTTTTATAGGGAGCTGCTGCTATTTTGTGGCTGCCCTTTCGTTCTAAATAAAGTATGGTAAGTTTTAGCAAAAAAGTAAGTTACCATTATGCTTTGAGGATTTTAAAACACACTTTGGGCTAAAAAACCTCCAGTAAGACAGCGACAACGACAACAAAACCTGGGGATATTCTGGCAAATCAGTAAGGCTGGAAGTCACTGCCGTAACACAGAATGAAAGAGGCCGAGTATAATAGACAAGATTTTCCAGATAATAAAATAACAGAGAActgatcaaggaaaaaaaaatatcaaatacaaaaggttaaaaatattccatttaaaaaaaatacaacaaaggaAATGGCAACTAAAGGAATAGAGAGCATGGTTGTCATCAACAACCCTGATTTGGCCTCTGCCCACCCTTAACAGCAACACCTTTGGAAAAATGAAGTATTCTCTCATTATCTCTGTGAAAATACACAAAGAGCAAGTCTAAGAAGACAAAATAGTTCACTGCAAAGGGATCAAGAGAAATTTAGGGGAACCACTAAAAAAGAGGTGGAATGGAAAATGTCAGTGCCAAGGAAGTATCATTGGACACCAAAGCCTCAATCTCAACAACCATTTCCAAATAGAGTAACTTTCCTACTTAATGCGGCCTCTGTAATGACAATGAAATACCTGGGACCACTAGGGAACCATACCAGGGAAGTATCGACTTTGGTGGATCTATGTGTCCAAATCTGTTGTTTGCACTGGGAATTTGTTCCACAAAATATCTAATGAAGAGCAATAGTTGTTTCTTGAACTTTTCTATTATACGGATATTTTCATAATTGTATTTGTGGAAAGAGGGTTAATCTCTATTTGAAAGCTTCAGTCATAGAGGCAAATAATCCAGTTATTTCATGTAAAAAGAAGACTGTGTCCTTCAGAGTGAGGAGAACAAGCACCTGGTCTTTCTATATTCCCATCTGACAAAAAAGCATAAAGACTTTTTGGAGGGCCAGAGAAGTCAACCAGTGTCAACTTGTTTCCAACTAAAGCAATGCCCACAACACTCTTTCCACTTGCAGAAGTGACTTTTCTATGTTCAATGGCAGTTTCGAAAGGCCTATGTAGCTGAAGCACTTTTTAATGACCTTGAAAACAATAACATTTTAGCAAGCTTATATCCTCCCAAATAAAAGCCATTGGAGAAAGGACTAGACAAAATACAACAGGAAAAATACAACTGATAATTCTGTCTCAGATCCTCTGTGATATGGTTGCATTATACTCATATTGGTTGAAAGAATGCCATCATGATGTCCAGTAATTCCACCAAACCATCCGATCACATCCACAAAGAAAACCCAACAGGTAATTCTTATGATTGGGTCTTTATGTCTTTTATCAAATAAATGCTCATTAATGCTGTAGAAACTAAATTCCGTTCTTGAGCCAGCAACCTTCATCACATGGtttaccaaaaatttttttagtagcaTGCATGGCACAAGGATGTTTATAAAAAGCAAATCCTGGGTTTATACAACAATGATTAGTCTTGAAAAAAGTGCTATATCCATCCAGACTAAGGATGATATATTAGTCATAAAGAGACAAGAAATGGATTCGTTGAAATTTGGGGCAAAATTACATAGCTTTTCTCCATTATCTAAGTGCATTAAGAACTGAAGTTATTATAAGTTGATTTTAATCAAGTTGGTAACTTCTGTACTGTTTCTCAGGTAACATTTACACTCACAAAGATATAAATTCTGACTTTATAAACTTAAGCAtgctttttaagttaaaataacaCAGTTTAATAATGTGTAGCCTGTTTAGTTTTGATCAAACCACTTCTAGATGAATGATGAGAATATGCAGACATCATTGATAAAATcctcacacaatggaatattttagGTGTTAACTAAATGATCTTCCTTTTAAGTTGTAACAGAGACACAGCATCTTCTTGgccttaaaaataaagttaagagCTTCTATGCTAAATTTCCAGAAGAGGTTTCTAAAACAGCTATTCTTACTACATTtctatacaaaacaaaaagtattctAATCAGCATTAACTGGGAATGATTAGCTGGATCTATAATCATTTCAGGGTTAAGATGGCAgaatgtacacatacacacaaattttCCATATGACAACAGGGTACTTCTGCTTTCATTGAATGAATTCTGAAAGAGTGGAGTGAGATCTTACTGCCTTTCAAATCTGATTTCTGCTAGCAGAGAGCACCTCACTTAGAAATGTGCTTGTACATGAACTGATGATCAATGCAGTGTCCCTGTCATAATGTATAGCTGCCTCAATGATAAAGTATCTTCTGCTATGTGACCTGCCTTTGGGACTTATTCCCATTACCAACAGATATTCTCACAAGTATAAGTCATCCTTCACACTGGGAGAAAACATCTGGCTGTGCCATTGCTGATTAGTCTATTATCAGTGTAAATTTCCCACTTGAAATTTACCACCTAAGCAGggaaaggcaagaaagagaaCTTCACTCCCAACCCCATCAAATATCCTTCAAGTGGTTGCTCTGTGATATCCAATTTTGTACTCTTTTCTAGGATTTGAAGAAACCCATGctctattttaaatgtattaagccaaagaggcatttaaaaatgtagaaaaagaacTGAAGTGGAACATATTTTTGACTAATTGCTCTAAGAACTTAGGTACAGCAGATCTCAACAGCTGCTGTAAAACATTTCCAGTCCACTAAATGCCCTTCTGATGAAACAAGCAGAAATATCCCACCTTAGAAAAACCACATGTagtatcataaaagaaaaaaaaaaaatccacatttcaGTGCACATGAAAAAAAACAGGCAGCTGCTACAAACGTTTTTATCTGAAGGCTTGCCTTGTCTCTACTCAGAGCCTATCTCGGATTTAAGCACAGGACAAGAAAGTCATTGTGGAAACAATAAGATTGATTGTAGAATTGATCTCCCACGGGGATTAGATTGGGATTCAAAATCTTCCACACCAGGCCCAGATCAACCATAAATTAGAAAGACTTTGGGGCCCTGGGCTTTGATTTTTCAATACTATCTCTGAAAACTCTGCCCTTGGCTCTGTCTACCCTGAAACCCTGGCTTAAGCAGCAGATTTATAGAGCAAAAGCTTCCAAACAGACTTAAAGAAATCTTAATCTgcctcccttttcctccttttccctctgtGGAATTCTTGCACGTTTAGCTGACTAGGGGCATGCCTTTTGCCCTCATCTTCCCCATCACTTGATTTCTCTCCAATTCTTCCGGGAGGAGTAGCTCTTCTggctgcaagccaggaagagggtgCGGAGTTACTAAAGGGGAATCCCTGGCTCCACCACCACACAAGCAGTGAGTTAAAATCAGATTCAGAAACCATAGTACAGAAGCAAGAGTGGAAACGTCCGCTGGCGCCCTGGCTAAGCTGCCTCTATAGGGATGGCTGCAGTCTGCCCAAGGTGGAGGGCTTTGCAGGGTGACTCCCCGCCCCCACGCCCTGCTCCATGCCTCACCTTCATGGTGGAAGCTGCGCACAGTGTTGGCTCGGCTGGCTGCCCTCTCCAACCGGTGGTCTGGGGCGGGTGAGCCCGGCTGGCCCGAGTGCCTGCGATACAGGTCTAGCATGTAGGGGGGCACCACGGCGTCCCTGCTGGGGGTGGGTCTCTGTTTCAGGCCGAACATGCTGAGCAGCCGCAACTCGAACTCGCTCAGGACCTCGTCAGAGGGCTGGGATGAGGG
This is a stretch of genomic DNA from Papio anubis isolate 15944 chromosome 16, Panubis1.0, whole genome shotgun sequence. It encodes these proteins:
- the BMP2 gene encoding bone morphogenetic protein 2, whose translation is MVAGTRCLLALLLPQVLLGGAAGLVPELGRRKFAASSSGRPSSQPSDEVLSEFELRLLSMFGLKQRPTPSRDAVVPPYMLDLYRRHSGQPGSPAPDHRLERAASRANTVRSFHHEESLEELPEMSGKTTRRFFFNLSSIPTEEFVTSAELQVFREQMQDALGDNSSFHHRINIYEIIKPATANSKFPVTRLLDTRLVNQNASRWESFDVTPAVMRWTAQGHANHGFVVEVTHLEEKQGVSKRHVRISRSLHQDEHSWSQIRPLLVTFGHDGKGHPLHKREKRQAKHKQRKRLKSSCKRHPLYVDFSDVGWNDWIVAPPGYHAFYCHGECPFPLADHLNSTNHAIVQTLVNSVNSKIPKACCVPTELSAISMLYLDENEKVVLKNYQDMVVEGCGCR